The sequence GCAGCCGCGGCGGGCGGCACCGTACCGTGGTCGGCGTGTTCGAAGCGGATCTCACGAACGATGTCACGGGCGACTTCGAGGTCCACATCACCGCCTGCGAGCGGGACGCCGGCCAGCTGGCGGACTTTGCCGAGGAGCGCGGGCTGAAGTACACCCATGTGCTGCTGGACCGGGGCCAGACAGCGTCTCAGCCGATGCTGACCCTGAAGGGGTCGGGCTCCTTGGACCAGCAGCGTGATGCTGCCGAGCAGTGGACCAGGCAGCTACGGGCTGCCGGCCTGGGCGTCGTTCGGGTCAAGATAGAGGCTGCGCCGTGGTGTGCTGGTGTGCCGGTCACCGATGAGGAGGCGAACGTACAACCTGCCGGCCGGTACTTCGAGCACCATGTCAAACTTCTGCTTCCCGCCGGGGTTCCCACGCTGGTGGCGGCCACCGAGGTGGTCGAGCGGCACGGCGCCCGGTTGTCCCGCAATGCACGGCGGGCGCGCGATGGGGGGCGAGAGGAGCGGTTCGTCACTCAGCGGTCCCATCGGGTCGGGCGCGATTCTGCCAAGGCCCGACTCGACGACCTCGTTGCGGCCCTGCGGGACTCCGGCTGGGAGATCCTCGCCATCGAGCAGGAGTACGTTGTGTTCGACGACCGCATCGAGCTCGACGCGGGCTGGCTGGCCCAGTCCGGGCCGAGCGCTTGGCATCTGACCAGGGAGGAGAAGATGCGCTCGGCGCCCGCCGGCACCCCTGGCTACCCCAACACCTACCAGCCACTGCCCGCCCAGCCCGGCGTACGGCAACGGGCCGCGTTCGACCCCGCCCTGAAGCAGTACGGCAATGCCTACCGCGCCGGCGAACCGGTGTTCTCCGATCCCGGTGCGGGTCAACGGTGGCGCGCCGCCCGTTGTGCTGCGATGCGACACCTGGTCACCGTCATCGCTGACACGCCCTGGGCGGACCATCTGGTCCTGCGCGGCAGCGTCACGATGTCCGCGTGGTTCGGAGCCGCCGCGCGGGAGCCCGGTGATGTCGACTTCGTCGTGACGCCATTCTCGATGGGCATCCACAGCGACGAGGCGAAGTCCATGCTCGCCGGCATCCTGTCCGCCCTGCGCCACCGGCCAGGTGCCGGCCTCGATCCCGACCGCGTGGAGACAACCGATATCTGGACGTACGAACGCGCCGATGGACGGCGGCTGGTCCTCCCGTTCACCACCGACGGCGGGCTGATCGGATCAGTGCAGGCCGATTTCGTCTTCAACGAACACCTTCCCCTTGCACCCATCACGATCCGGCTGGACGGCGTCGACCGCCCCGTGCAGGCAGCAAGTGCGGAGTTGTCGCTGGCCTGGAAACTCCTGTGGCTCGCCACAGACATGTACCCCCAAGGCAAGGATCTCTACGACGCGGTCCTGCTTGCCGAGCGGACCACAGTGAGCCTACGACTCGTACGAGACCTGCTCCGGCCAGAACTGGGCGCCGAAGCCGACGACTTCACTGCGGAATCAGTGCTCGCGTGGAACGTCGACTGGGACAACTTCACCGACGAATACCCGGGCATCCCCGGCGACGTCGAAACGTGGAAGCGCCGACTGGCCCTCGCCCTCGACCGAGGATTCACCGCAGGGTAGGCGTCGAATCAGAGATGGCAGGTGTGTCATTTTGCGGATCGCGAGCGTGAACGCCTGGGGTGGCGCGTTGTCCGACGAGCTCATCAAATGGCTGCCCGACAGCGGGGCGGACATCGTCTGCCTGCAGGAAGTGACTCGGAGCCCTGGTCTGACCGGATGGACCCGCTTCGAGGACGGTGAACGCACCCTGCCTCAGCGGGCTGATTTGTTCGACGATGTCCGCATCGCGCTGCCGCACCATCAGGCGATCTTTCTCGCCAGCGACTCAGGACCCGTGCATGACGACACGGGCGGCCGGCATCGGCAAGAATTCGGTCTCGCGACCTTCGTCGCCGAGCAACTGCCGGTCATTGGTGTCGACTCCGCCTTCGTGCATGGCCAGTTCGTCGACCATGTCGAGTGGACGATCGCAGACCGGCCACGCATCGCACTCGCCGTGCGCACCGTTGACCGCGCCGACGGCCGGTCGGTGTGGGTGGTGCAGGTACACGGGTTGCGCGATCCGGTCGGCAAGGCTGACACCCCGGCGCGGCTCGGCCAGGCAGAGCGACTTGCGGAATTCGTGCAACGGGTACGCAGTCCGCAGGTCCTGGTGGTGGTCTGCGGTGACTTCAACCTGTTACCCGACAGTGAGACGTTCGGCGTTCTGGCCGAAATCGGCCTGACCGACCTGGTCGGCGCGGCTGACACGCGGACGTCTCACTACCCTAAGCCGGCGCGACACGCGAGCTACCTGCTCGTCTCCGATGTTGCCGCCGTCGAGCGATTCGAGATCTTGACCGAACCGGAGGTTTCCGACCACCGTGCCCTGATCCTCGACATCTAGCTCTAGCTGGAGAGGAGTGCTCATGATGCAGCGGACGATCCCGGCGGCTCAGTCGTCGAACTCGAAGCCGCGGGTCTTGGCGAGCTCCACGAGTTGCCGCACACGATTGCCATCGGCCGCAACGGCGCGCAGCCGGACGGCCAGGTCGTCGAGTGCGGTGCGGCGATATCCGACCTCCGTGTTGGCGGGCGCCGAGGTGGCGCTCGTAGGCCTGTTCCCGGCAAAGGATAAAGAGTTCGGCGCGAAGCTCGACCTGCTGGCGGCCTCGGTGGAGGCACATGGTGGGCGGGTAGTGAGCCGGCACGTCCAGCGGCGGGGTGTCTCGGACGGTGGTGCGGCCAAGATGACCGAACCGTTCTCGCGACGGACACTGCTTAGCCCCGGAAAAGCGCGCGAAATCGCGCAGGCGTGCCGGGCCGGAGAGGTCGGTGTTGCGGTGTTCGTAAGCCCGCTCACGGAACACCCACGAGCTGTCCGCGGCGAAATGTTCGGATGCCTCGTGATCAGCGGCGAGGACCTCTTCACACCCGGTCGGTGAACGCCCGCAGATGCCGCTTTGAGGAGCGTCGTGTCTTCGTCAGGACGCCAGGAGCAAGAAGACAAGGGCGGCTTCAGGAGAGAAGATGAGACCTGTGCGAATCCCCTGGCGGAAGATCTGGACGGAGAAACCACCGCCAAACCGGTGGCTCGCGGCAGGTCTACCCACGCTGAGCCTCTTCGGTCTCGGGTTCTTGCTGCGCCTGGCCTTCGACTCCGACAGCAGGACTTCAGGGCTGGTCTGGTTGGGCTACGGAGGTCTAGGCCTCATCGGGCTGGTGCTGACCGTAGTCGGCGTCGCCAAGGCGCTGGGCAGCGGTAACGGTGGAACACCGAGCGAGTGAACCGCTGCTGCCGCTGATCGCGTGCATCCCCACATGCTGCGCCACCCGTTCGTGACAACCATGCTCGACGCCGGCGTCAGCCTGCGCGACGTGCAGATCGCCGCCCGCCACGCCGAACTGCGAACCACCACGCGCTACGACCGGGCCCGCAAGAACCTCGACCGGCACCCCAACTACATCCTGGCCGCGTACCTGGCCTCCGGGACATAGCCAGCCGCTCGTGGCTTTGCCGATGAGCGATGGACGGTTCCGAAGGACCACCGATCACGCGGGAGCTACGGGTTGCCCCAAACGGGCGGCCGGGCTACTGCGTCTGAGCCGGTCGCGAAGGGGCGTCGAGGAGTACCTCGTACAGGTGGAGGTCACCGTTGGTGCCTGTGTGGCGGAACCCGGCACGTTCGAGGGTCCGCTGGGAAGCGACGTTGTCCAAGGTGGTGTCGGCGACAACCCGGGACAATCCGTGATCGGCCGCGACGTTCAGCAGGGCGACGAGTGCCTCCGCTGCATAGCCGTGACCCCGAGCTGATGGGGCGAGGCCGTAACCGACCTCGACACATCCGTCGTCCGGCTGACCCTTGAAACCGATCCCACCGATGGCCTTCCCGTCGGCGGTCCGGGTGATCCGGTAGTGCCCGAAAGGGCGCCGGTCCCCGTGGGCGGCCGTAGCGGTGAGAAAGGCCCTGACGCCGATGACGTCGCCGTCGAAAGGAAAATCCTCAGCCCAGGCATCCCCGGCTCCGGCGCGCCGCCCGACGATGCGTTCGCCCTCTGCTGTGTCGATGGCGTGCAAGCACAGTCGCGGCGTTTGAAGTTCGGTCACGGGCAACAGCGAAGCAGCCCTCGACACTCCGCACAAGCCGATTACGCCAGCTCGGAAAGGCCGGTCGCGGAACCCCCATGGGAAACGCGCACATGCCGCTGTGCCGCTTCCGGACCACCGGCTCGGGTTGACCCACAAGGGAGGAAAAGTATGAGTGACGCGACGCAGGAAGGCGAGCAGCGACTGGTGGGAGGCAACGTCGGCGGCGCGGTGCTGGTCGGCGACACCGTACGACGGCCGACCGGACCCTGGACCCCGGCCGTGCACGACCTCCTGGACTACCTGGCGCCGCGGGTGCCGCACTCCCGACGGTCCTAGGCTTGGACGACCTGGGTCGGGAGAGCCTGACCTATCTTCCCGGCCGGGTCGTGGACATCGACACCGAGCTGCTCACCGACGAGCAGGTCACCTCGGTCGTAGGCTGGACCCGGGACTTCCATGCTGCTGTCGCAGGCTTCACCCATCCCGGGCCTTGGCGGTACTTCCCGATGCCCTCTCCTACGCTGATCGGCCACAACGACGTCGCGCCCTACAACGTCTGCTTCGATGGCAACGAGCTGGTAGGCGTCTTCGACTGGGACATGGCCGGGCCCTCGACACCGCTGTTCGAGCTGGCGTTCATAGCCTGGAACTGCGTGCCGCTATGGCGCGACATCGGTCCTCAGGCCGCGGCCCGACGGTTGACCGTGATCGCGTCCACCTACGGCGGATTCCACCCCCGGCAGATCCTGCGGGCCGTTCCACGGCGAATCCAGATCATGCTCGACGGCATCCCTCTCGCGGCAGCGGCGGGTGACCAGGGCATGGTCAGCCTGCTGGCCCTCGGTGAACCCGGCCGCTCCCAATCGGCCGTTGCCGATCTCGTCGAACGCCTCCCAGCCATTGACCGACACCTGCACTGATTCGTCCTGACCCATCCGCTTCTGCCGCCGACCGCGCCGCACGCAGCGTCACAGCGTTGAGCAGGTCAACGTCCGGTCGTGCCGATGGGCGCGCCGGGAGCGACAGGACGGTACGGCGGCGTGGGGCGGTGTCATGTCGGCCCAGCAGCAACCTCGGCGTTACTCCGGAGAATGCAGAACTCGTTACCCTCGGGATCCGCGAGCACCGCCCATCCGGTTCCGTCTGCGTTGCGTCGGTCGTCGACCGTGGCCGCACCCAGCTCGATCAGTCGGGCTAGTTCGGCATCGCGTGAGCCTTCGACTGGACGCAGATCGAAGTGGATTCTGTTCTTGACCTGCTTTGACTCTGGCACCTCGATGAAGAGCAGCCGATGCGTCCGGTCCCGAGAGAAGATCATGCATTCCTCGTGTCCTGGCTCGTTCGGATCATCGGGGTTCTCGACGTAGTCGAGGACGGCCTGCCACCAGCGGCACAAGGTATACGCGTCGGCACAGTCGACGCTGGTATGGGAGATGAAGGAAGTCACTCGGGCATCGTTGCAGGACCTGCCGAGACGATCGAGCGGATTGCGACCCCAACAACGCCATCGAGACCGGTCGGTCTTGTGGCGGGGGCGGCGCGAGGTGCAACGGCAGGGGGCCGAGCGGGATGAAGCCGGCCACGATTCGGGTTCGGCCAGACCGGTCAGGCGAAATCGGCCGCTGTCATGCCGGGCGGATGC comes from Micromonospora purpureochromogenes and encodes:
- a CDS encoding nucleotidyl transferase AbiEii/AbiGii toxin family protein encodes the protein MFEADLTNDVTGDFEVHITACERDAGQLADFAEERGLKYTHVLLDRGQTASQPMLTLKGSGSLDQQRDAAEQWTRQLRAAGLGVVRVKIEAAPWCAGVPVTDEEANVQPAGRYFEHHVKLLLPAGVPTLVAATEVVERHGARLSRNARRARDGGREERFVTQRSHRVGRDSAKARLDDLVAALRDSGWEILAIEQEYVVFDDRIELDAGWLAQSGPSAWHLTREEKMRSAPAGTPGYPNTYQPLPAQPGVRQRAAFDPALKQYGNAYRAGEPVFSDPGAGQRWRAARCAAMRHLVTVIADTPWADHLVLRGSVTMSAWFGAAAREPGDVDFVVTPFSMGIHSDEAKSMLAGILSALRHRPGAGLDPDRVETTDIWTYERADGRRLVLPFTTDGGLIGSVQADFVFNEHLPLAPITIRLDGVDRPVQAASAELSLAWKLLWLATDMYPQGKDLYDAVLLAERTTVSLRLVRDLLRPELGAEADDFTAESVLAWNVDWDNFTDEYPGIPGDVETWKRRLALALDRGFTAG
- a CDS encoding phosphotransferase, with amino-acid sequence MDDLGRESLTYLPGRVVDIDTELLTDEQVTSVVGWTRDFHAAVAGFTHPGPWRYFPMPSPTLIGHNDVAPYNVCFDGNELVGVFDWDMAGPSTPLFELAFIAWNCVPLWRDIGPQAAARRLTVIASTYGGFHPRQILRAVPRRIQIMLDGIPLAAAAGDQGMVSLLALGEPGRSQSAVADLVERLPAIDRHLH
- a CDS encoding tyrosine-type recombinase/integrase — protein: MHPHMLRHPFVTTMLDAGVSLRDVQIAARHAELRTTTRYDRARKNLDRHPNYILAAYLASGT
- a CDS encoding VOC family protein, which gives rise to MTSFISHTSVDCADAYTLCRWWQAVLDYVENPDDPNEPGHEECMIFSRDRTHRLLFIEVPESKQVKNRIHFDLRPVEGSRDAELARLIELGAATVDDRRNADGTGWAVLADPEGNEFCILRSNAEVAAGPT
- a CDS encoding endonuclease/exonuclease/phosphatase family protein gives rise to the protein MNAWGGALSDELIKWLPDSGADIVCLQEVTRSPGLTGWTRFEDGERTLPQRADLFDDVRIALPHHQAIFLASDSGPVHDDTGGRHRQEFGLATFVAEQLPVIGVDSAFVHGQFVDHVEWTIADRPRIALAVRTVDRADGRSVWVVQVHGLRDPVGKADTPARLGQAERLAEFVQRVRSPQVLVVVCGDFNLLPDSETFGVLAEIGLTDLVGAADTRTSHYPKPARHASYLLVSDVAAVERFEILTEPEVSDHRALILDI
- a CDS encoding GNAT family N-acetyltransferase produces the protein MTELQTPRLCLHAIDTAEGERIVGRRAGAGDAWAEDFPFDGDVIGVRAFLTATAAHGDRRPFGHYRITRTADGKAIGGIGFKGQPDDGCVEVGYGLAPSARGHGYAAEALVALLNVAADHGLSRVVADTTLDNVASQRTLERAGFRHTGTNGDLHLYEVLLDAPSRPAQTQ